The following coding sequences lie in one Mercenaria mercenaria strain notata chromosome 5, MADL_Memer_1, whole genome shotgun sequence genomic window:
- the LOC123557232 gene encoding uncharacterized protein LOC123557232 has protein sequence MELKCVWTYGYAMTLRRLLHVSNTNDEEDIDVIKKRHCSVFQLYGEILELEDKSECIQRYKARALVEAGLLAYGVERNKFLFPRGMKGLLPRNSSIFMPTSMYFDTALEIFSDDVFVLERSGRYFRYVDNIERSIILLTRAIDIKGTSFGYHHLALSYIRMLEYNPTKLRHMVESTNQTNIQNMLSFHQQTPESSSTGHSINEKRDIRSQDILSLTTGLATKCNVSDNSQLQTLPFENDLAQGSTNSPNSSISSDTIYTRTPIQCNEQSAHTLQRKHANTNTDLQCELDPMAKTFFPKGQYKREEKSLSQQQSTQTHMIYERSKQNHQTGFNTGNVYAYNSPHRFMPIETPHASKQNKNAKHFFENDSLGLDYTVGRNDYTGIDGRFHRNYVNQYNRFHKMSMNGQNVRQRNMPHTKQHSAKPKLGNAVKCLRSPKLIDYEKHKDVIDTAISHLDKSTRISSNTAALYDKAVLYRQIKQSDKALEVLESLMQNEDDLCSSVTLANAYELAAFCISDIIDNHEIVDEERAQQLIDDRQFYLKSSIEIECNIVAKHPYLGHCWRSAQTLRHIFLSKSKTKRTKQTLKDLWFLYNKLNSHFEVIGVLKELKRLS, from the coding sequence ATGGAACTTAAATGTGTTTGGACTTACGGCTACGCCATGACTTTGCGGAGACTATTGCATGTAAGCAATACTAATGACGAAGAAGATATAGATGTTATTAAGAAACGTCACTGTTCTGTTTTTCAATTATATGGTGAAATTCTTGAACTGGAAGACAAATCAGAATGTATACAAAGGTACAAGGCAAGAGCACTGGTAGAAGCAGGCTTACTAGCATATGGGgttgaaagaaataaatttttatttccaCGAGGAATGAAAGGTCTTTTACCAAGAAATTCTTCTATATTTATGCCCACGTCTATGTACTTTGACACTGCGCTCGAAATATTTTCAGATGATGTTTTTGTACTGGAAAGAAGCGGGAGATATTTTCGGTATGTTGATAACATCGAAAGGTCTATTATATTGCTAACTAGAGCAATTGACATAAAAGGCACGTCATTCGGGTACCACCACCTTGCTTTATCGTACATTCGAATGCTTGAGTATAATCCAACCAAGTTGAGACATATGGTAGAATcaacaaatcaaacaaacattCAGAACATGCTTTCGTTTCATCAGCAGACACCAGAATCCTCGTCCACAGgtcattcaataaatgaaaagCGTGATATCCGGAGCCAGGACATACTGTCATTGACGACAGGACTAGCCACGAAATGTAATGTTTCAGATAATAGTCAGTTACAAACATTACCGTTTGAAAATGATTTAGCACAAGGAAGTACAAACAGTCCGAATTCTAGCATATCCAGTGACACAATATACACTCGAACACCAATACAATGTAACGAACAATCTGCACACACACTACAAAGAAAACATGCAAATACAAATACAGACTTACAATGTGAACTGGATCCAATGGCGAAAACCTTTTTTCCGAAAGGACAGTATAAGCGTGAAGAAAAATCTCTGTCACAGCAGCAAAGTACACAAACGCATATGATTTATGAAAGATCGAAACAAAACCATCAAACAGGTTTTAACACTGGGAATGTATATGCATATAACTCGCCTCATCGTTTTATGCCCATAGAAACCCCACACGCGTCTAAGCAAAACAAAAATGCTAAACACTTCTTTGAAAATGACAGTTTGGGACTTGATTACACAGTAGGAAGAAATGACTACACAGGAATAGATGGTCGATTTCATAGAAATTATGTAAATCAGTACAATCGCTTTCACAAGATGTCTATGAACGGCCAAAATGTAAGACAAAGAAACATGCCTCATACCAAGCAGCATAGTGCCAAGCCAAAGTTAGGTAATGCAGTGAAGTGCCTCCGATCTCCGAAACTTATTGACTATGAAAAACATAAAGATGTGATAGACACTGCCATCTCACACCTTGACAAATCTACAAGAATTTCATCAAACACGGCAGCACTTTATGACAAGGCTGTACTCTATCGCCAGATAAAACAAAGTGACAAAGCGTTAGAAGTTTTAGAAAGTCTAATGCAAAATGAGGATGATCTGTGCTCTAGCGTTACGTTAGCAAATGCCTATGAACTGGCTGCCTTTTGTATAAGTGACATCATAGATAACCACGAGATAGTCGATGAAGAAAGAGCCCAACAGCTGATAGACGACAGACAATTCTACTTGAAAAGTTCAATAGAAATTGAGTGCAATATTGTTGCGAAGCATCCATATCTTGGTCATTGCTGGAGATCTGCTCAAACTTTGCGACATATATTTCTCagtaaatcaaaaacaaaacgaaCGAAACAAACACTTAAAGACCTTTGGTTCTTATACAACAAGTTGAACAGTCATTTTGAAGTTATTGGCGTCCTAAAGGAATTAAAAAGACTTAGCTGA
- the LOC123557234 gene encoding sodium-dependent proline transporter-like, translating to MGKEIARETWSNKLDFMLSCIGYAVGLGNIWRFPYLCYRNGGGAFLIPYVIMLLISGLPLFFFELAVGQFSSEGPITVWKVNPLFYGIGWGMVTISALVSIYYNVIIMYAIYYMFVSFVNLDGEVPWIDCDNPWNTPNCRKDPYPDFPSLDNNTKVDELLKMMDMSCVNSTLKTIGEQVSMSSLYNLGFDVLEKNFTSCERDLKLPSDEYWSRFVLRLHESDGIDEIGGISLKNIICLFFAWVLIFFCLMKGIKSSGKVVYFTATFPYVLLVVLLVRGLTLEGYQEGIKFYIIPEWERLKDPKVWSDAATQIFYSLGPAFGGLLTMSSFNNFKNNCWRDSIIVAFINCGTSVFGGFAIFSLLGYMAHVTNQPVADVADSGPGLAFVAYPEGLARLPVSSVWAFLFFFMIITLGLDSQMVMMETVISGITDLYPRKLRKKKALFTFICCMIGFALGIPMTTKGGILVLTLFDWYSGSYNLMVLGFCELIAVCWVYGIRNFMKDIEMMLGPRNVIFWAYYIPMWCCITPAAILFIIVMSGVYYTPVYYVADEPFPSWAQGVGWILAVLPLVWVLLGAVVAIVRNGGNARAAVTPKPDWGPRLKANRTGKYYGDNYGYVPDDEHEIPKIYAVDDPIKSVENGKSPNDYPEFHKL from the exons GAGATTGCTCGAGAGACATGGAGCAACAAGCTGGACTTTATGTTGTCCTGCATTGGTTATGCTGTGGGATTAGGTAACATCTGGAGATTCCCATACCTCTGCTACAGGAATGGAGGAG gtGCATTTTTGATTCCCTATGTCATCATGTTGTTGATATCTGGGCTGCCCCTTTTTTTCTTCGAACTGGCTGTAGGACAATTTTCGTCTGAAGGTCCAATTACAGTATGGAAAGTGAATCCATTATTTTACG GTATCGGTTGGGGTATGGTCACGATCAGTGCTCTTGTCAGCATCTACTACAACGTGATCATCATGTACGCCATCTACTACATGTTCGTATCTTTTGTCAACCTGGACGGAGAGGTGCCGTGGATTGACTGTGACAACCCTTGGAATACCCCAAATTGTAGAAAAGACCCCTACCCAGATTTCCCGAGCTTAGACAACAATACAAAAGTGGACGAACTTCTAA agATGATGGATATGTCATGTGTAAACAGCACACTGAAGACTATAGGGGAGCAAGTATCCATGTCAAGTTTATACAATCTTGGATTCGATGTACTAGAAAAGAATTTTACAAGTTGTGAACGGGACCTTAAGTTGCCTAGCGACGAATATTGGAG CCGCTTTGTTTTGAGACTTCACGAATCTGACGGAATCGACGAAATCGGTGGAATCAGCTTGAAAAACATCATCTGTTTGTTCTTTGCCTGGGTTCTCATCTTCTTCTGCCTGATGAAGGGAATCAAATCCTCTGGAAAG gtTGTGTATTTCACAGCGACCTTTCCATACGTCTTACTGGTTGTGCTTCTTGTGCGAGGCCTTACACTGGAAGGATATCAAGAAGGAATCAAATTTTATATCATTCCTGAATGGGAGAGACTTAAAGATCCTAAG GTGTGGTCAGACGCCGCAACACAGATTTTCTACTCACTCGGCCCAGCATTCGGAGGATTACTCACCATGTCCAGCTTTAACAACTTCAAAAATAACTGTTGGAG GGATTCAATAATTGTTGCTTTCATTAACTGCGGAACGAGCGTTTTTGGTGGATTTGCCATATTCTCCTTGCTCGGGTATATGGCTCACGTAACAAACCAGCCTGTTGCAGACGTTGCAGATAGTG GTCCTGGACTGGCATTTGTAGCTTATCCAGAAGGTCTTGCAAGACTTCCTGTGTCGTCAGTGTGGGCGTTCCTTTTCTTTTTCATGATAATCACCCTTGGACTTGACAGTCAG ATGGTGATGATGGAGACAGTGATAAGCGGTATCACAGATCTGTACCCACGCAAGCTCCGTAAGAAAAAGGCACTGTTTACCTTCATCTGCTGTATGATCGGTTTTGCACTTGGTATACCAATGACGACAAAG GGCGGTATACTCGTGTTGACATTATTTGATTGGTATTCCGGCTCCTACAATCTCATGGTCCTCGGTTTCTGTGAACTGATTGCTGTCTGTTGGGTCTACG gtatCCGAAATTTCATGAAGGACATTGAAATGATGTTGGGTCCAAGAAATGTTATATTCTGGGCTTACTATATACCAATGTGGTGCTGCATCACTCCTGCGGCTATACTT TTCATTATCGTCATGTCTGGTGTTTACTATACGCCAGTTTATTATGTCGCTGATGAACCATTCCCGTCCTGGGCGCAAGGTGTTGGATGGATTTTGGCCGTTTTGCCGCTTGTATGGGTTCTACTAGGAGCAGTTGTGGCCATTGTCAGAAATGGCGGCAAT GCTCGAGCGGCAGTTACACCGAAACCAGACTGGGGTCCGAGGTTGAAGGCCAACCGCACCGGCAAATATTACGGGGATAATTACGGCTACGTTCCCGACGACGAACATGAAATACCTAAAATCTATGCCGTTGACGATCCTATTAAATCTGTTGAAAATGGCAAAAGCCCAAATGACTATCCTGAGTTCCACAAATTGTAG